The Juglans microcarpa x Juglans regia isolate MS1-56 chromosome 2S, Jm3101_v1.0, whole genome shotgun sequence genome has a window encoding:
- the LOC121252392 gene encoding uncharacterized mitochondrial protein AtMg00810-like, with protein sequence MHLIKSLQGDFALKDLGPLHYFLGIKVIHNSFGLHLSQSKYIVDLLHHTRMLGVNPCATPLPTGAKLSELEGEPLQDATEYRQVVDALQYCTLTRPDISFPMNQLCQFMHQSTTAHWSVAKRVLRYLKGFLHHGLVYDRGSLQLNAFSDSDWAGSIDDRRSTTGYAIFLEPCLISWSAKK encoded by the coding sequence ATGCATTTGATCAAGTCTTTACAAGGTGATTTTGCTTTAAAGGACCTAGGACCACTGCACTACTTTCTGGGCATCAAAGTGATTCATAATTCCTTTGGTCTGCACTTGTCACAGTCCAAGTATATTGTGGACTTACTGCATCATACTCGCATGCTTGGTGTTAATCCATGTGCTACACCATTACCAACAGGTGCTAAATTATCTGAACTTGAAGGAGAGCCCTTGCAAGATGCCACGGAGTACAGACAAGTGGTGGATGCTTTGCAATACTGCACACTAACACGCCCTGACATTTCATTTCCTATGAATCAATTATGTCAGTTTATGCACCAGTCAACTACAGCTCATTGGTCTGTTGCCAAAAGAGTATTACGTTATCTTAAAGGCTTTCTCCATCATGGTCTGGTTTATGATCGTGGTTCTCTTCAGTTAAATGCTTTTAGTGATTCAGATTGGGCTGGTAGCATTGATGACAGGCGTTCCACCACGGGTTATGCTATCTTCCTTGAACCTTGTTTGATATCATGGTCTGCCAAGAAGTAG